The segment AAGCTCGATTGTAAAGGAATTTTTCGGCAGTTTCAGGCGGTACCAGGCTTCAGCTTGATATTTGATCCTTCTTTCGGACGTGCAGCAGCTTCTGGACCTCTGCGATAACGGCGCCGGATTCATCTTTGACCTCAACCATGAACGTTCGTTCTATCTTCTCTTCGGTTTTCAGTGCCTGCCTGATCTCTTCGATCTGCTCGCCGGACAAGTGGAAAATGGCGGAAACTTTGCCTTTACCGGGCTTGCGGAAGCGGATGCTGGCGGACTTGTCCCAAACGATGTAGTCCCGCCCCAAATTCTCGATCAGCATAAGCATGAAAAACGGATCGGTCATGGAATACAGCGAGCCTCCATAGTGGGTGCCAACGTAATTCGAGTTCAAGCGACGGAGCTTCATTTCCACCGCAATCTCTTTCCAGTCGGGCTGCAGGCGCTTTACCCTGATCCCCGCGCCCAGAAAGGGCGGCCAAAGATTCATTAGCATTCGCATGTGGCGTTTCAAGGCTTTCTTCACAATATGCTCCTGCTGAAGTTAGCAGCTCTAATCAATAGAACCAACCCTGCCACGAGGGCACACGCAAACAGCAACTGAGTAAGCATCAAGCTCATGGCAATGACCGACCAAAGCCAGAAAGAGAGCCGATCACGCGCATTGGCCGAGGGCAATGCCTGATCTAATTTAAGTTGCCCACGCAACGTGCCAACCTCAACATCTAACAATGACTCTTGAAACACGCTGGAATACAGGTTCAACGAATGGCGTCCGCGAATGAACGCCGCATATACGCGCCGGGGCGCGAAGAGCTCTCCCATGGCGAGTGCACCCAGATTCAATTGCCATGCCGCGTAATAGCTCTTGCAGCCGGAAGCAATCTCCCAGGCCGCGATTTCAGCCTCTCCGGTCAGGCTGGTATCGTATTCTGTCAAGATGTGGTGGATGTCGTGCAATTTGACCGCTCTCACGCGGGCCTTGGTGTTGGGGAAATAGATAGGAAGCGGGCCTGCTTGAACCTTGACCCATTTACTGTTGTATCCGCCATCGCCGAAATTGTTGGTTTGAAAATATTGTGCGCGAGCGTCGCGAACCGTAAGAGTTGGAGCATAGCGGGGCATGCGGAATTTCTATTTCATATTTTACTTTGGTGAGACTGAGTTCTAAGCTGCGATGAACGGGATTGCCACCAGCACAACCCACATACCTGCAGTTTGAATGCGATTCATCCGCTCCTTCAAAATAGAACGCGCCAGGATCACAGTGACCACGGGATACAACGATGAAAGCACGGCGGCGACATCGAGCCTGCCGACTTGCGTGGCCATCATGAAGAAGCCGTTGCCCAGGGTATCCAGAATTCCAGTAAGGGCGGCGAGGGGCAGGAGCCTGGCCGGCGGAAGACACGACTCGCGAGTGAAAAGACAAAACACGCACATCAGAAGTGCAGAGGCAAGACGCGCCGTACACAGAGGCCAAAGCACGGCCGAAGCGCTGGCCAGCTTCATGCAGGTGAGAAATCCGCCAAAGCCTAAGCCAGCGATCACAGCAAGACCGATGCCCACGGGACGCTCATGCAGACTTTCTGGCTTAGAGACAAACACAATGCCAATGATGGCAATCACAAACCCCAAGAGCTGGAGTTTGCCGGGTCTGCCTTGCAGCAGAATTCCAATTGCAACCGGAAGCGCGGCCGTAATGACCGCCGCCACGGGAGCGTTGATTCCCATTTTCCCCACTGCGAGCGCGCGGTAAAAGGCGGCGAGGCCGATGCTGCCAAGGAGGCCTCCGGCGATGGCCCACAGGAGCGAATGACGATCGGGTATGGCCTCGTGCTTCAGCAAGGCCAGCGCAAGCACCAAAAGGAAGCCCGTACTATGCGCAGCCACGACGAGACCAAAGACACTGGTGCGCTTGGCGGCGATGCCACCGCTAAAATCTCCTACTCCCCAGGAGGCGGCGGAGGCGAGACTGAGACCTACTGAAGCGAATTGCGTTGGAGCCAAACCCTAAGCTCCTGCTTGAGAGGCGAGATCGCCGTTGCAGTTCAGCGCTGCCAAGCCGGGGAACCTGACGGCATTGCCCAACTCTTCTTCAATGCGGAGCAATTGGTTGTACTTGGCGACGCGGTCGGTGCGTGAGGCAGAGCCGGTCTTGATCTGTCCGGTGCCGGCACCGACGGCAAGATCGGCGATAAACGTATCTTCGGTTTCGCCGGAGCGGTGCGAGGCGACAGAGGTGTATCCGTTGCGGCGGGCCATCTCGATGGCATCCAGGGTCTCGCTCACGGTGCCGATCTGGTTGACCTTGATCAAAATGGAATTGGCAACATCCTCTTCGATACCCCGGGCCAGGCGGTCAGTGTTGGTGACAAACAGATCATCGCCTACGAGCTGAATCTTGCCGCCGATTTCGTGAGTCAGCAACTTCCAGCCGGCCCAATCATCTTCAGCCAGTCCGTCTTCGATAGAGACAATGGGATATTTGCTTACCCAATCGGACCAGTAGCGAACCATCTGCTCGGAGCTGTACTCACTCTTATCCGACTTTTTGAAAATATATTTGCCGTCTTTGAAGAATTCGCTAGCCGCGGGGTCGAGCGCAATCGCCACCTGCTTGCCAGGTGTGAAACCTGCCGCCTGAATTGCTTCCACAACTAGCTCAATCGCTTCTACGTTCGACTTCACCGAGGGAGCGAATCCGCCTTCATCGCCCACGCCGGTATTGTATCCGCGCTTCTTGAGCACGCCTTTCAGGGTATGGAAGATTTCCGCGCCCCAGCGCAGCGCCTCAGAAAACGAAGGAGCGCCCACGGGCATGACCATGAATTCCTGAAAATCAACGTTGTTATCGGCATGCGCCCCGCCGTTCAGAATGTTCATCATAGGAACGGGCAGAGTGCGCGCATTGACTCCACCGATATAACGGTAGAGCGGCATTCCCAACGATGCAGCAGCGGCACGGGCTGCGGCCATGGAAACTGCCAGCAGAGCGTTGGCACCCAGGCGGGCTTTGTTTTCGGTGCCGTCGAGCGAGATCATCTCTGCATCGAGGGCGCGCTGGTCGGTGGCGTCGAAGCCGCCGAGCGCGTTGGCGATCTCCGTTTCAATATTCTCCACCGCCTTGAGCACACCCTTGCCCAGATAACGCTTTTTATCGTTGTCGCGTAGCTCAACCGCTTCGTGTTCGCCGGTAGAGGCTCCGCTGGGAACGGCGGCGCGTCCTAAAGTTCCGTCGCTCAGGCGAACTTCCGCCTCTACTGTAGGATTGCCGCGTGAATCAAGAATCTCGCGGCCATGAATGCTTATGATGGAAGTGGCCATTTTTTTAGTCCCTTAAATAGTTTTAAATGAAACCTTAATTATAAAGCAGTGAGTAGTGCTCAGTACCCGGTACTCAGTACTCAGAAATTAGCTTTTGGCTCTGTTTTGTTCATGCGCTTCCTGGCAGGATCTGCACGTGAAACTACGGAATGAGCACCACTTTGCCGAATTGGGAGCTGTTTTCCAGATACTCGTGGGCGGCGCGGGCTTCTTTCAGAGGAAAGCTGCGGTCGAGCACTGGCTTTAGTTTCCCGCTGAAGATGTGGCGCAATACTTCGTACATCTCACCCATGGTTCCCATGTAGGAACCCAAAAAGGAAAGCTGGCGGGCAAATAAGAAGCGGATATCGAATTTAGCTTCGGTGCCGGTGGTGGCGCCGCAGGTGACGAGTTTGCCTCCGGGTTTCATGGACTTCATGCTCTCCATCCAGGTGGCTGATCCGACGTGCTCGAAGACGATATCCACTCCGGCGCGGCCGGTGATTTTCTTGACCTCTTCGGAAATTGTCTGCTTGTAGTGATTGATGCCAAAATCGGCGCCAAGTTGGAAGCCTTTGGCCAGCTTCTGCTCGTCACCGGCTGTGGTAATCACCGTAGCGTTGAAGAGCTTGGCAATCTGGATGGCAGCACTGCCTACACCCGACCCCGCTCCCAAGACGAGAACAGTATCGCCGGGCTTGATGGCGCACCGGCCCACCAGCATGTGCCACGCGGTAGTAAAGACCAGAGGAACACTGGCTGCCTGCTCGAAGGTAAGCTGTGCGCTCTCAGGAACAGGAACCACGTTGACACGGGACACCGCGATGTATTCGCAGTTGCCGCCGTCGCCAGAGTAACCGAGGACGCTGAAGTCACGGCAAAAATTCTGGCGTCCGCCGACGCATTCGACGCAGTGGCCGCAGAAAGTCATGGGAGCCAGCAGTACACGCTCACCAACTTTCAGGTCTGTGACATATTCGCCCAGTTCGGCGACCTCGCCGGCGATGTCGCTGCCATTGATATGCGGCAGCTTGATGCCGGGCAGTCCTTTGCGAATGAAGAGATCAAGATGATTCAGGGCACAGGCCTTGACCCGAATGAGTACATGGTCTTTGCGAAGCTGCGGGTCGGGGACATCTTCGTATTGCAAGACCTCAGGACCGCCGAATTGGTGGAAGCGGATTGCTTTCATTTTGCTCCTAATTTCGCTCCTAGAAGAAAACGACATTATAGAGCAGGCGGCTAGCACTCAGCTCTAAGTAGCCTGTAGCTGTTAGCTGTTAGCTTTTAGCTCTTAGCTTGGAGACGCAGCAAGCTGCGTCTCTACGATAGAGTCTCTACGATAAAGCGTTTTGGTTTCTCGGCTGTGAGTCTCACGAGAAGCGGCCTTTCGGCACTTCCCTTTCCAGCGATACAATTGAAGACGTGATCGATATCTACGAAGAGATCGTCAAGCTGAGGCGCGAGGGGCGCAAAGCTGCGCTGGCCACTATTATCAACGTGCGCGGCTCGATTCCCTCTTTCCAGTCGGCCAAGATGCTGGTGCGCGATGATGGCTCGATAATGGGAACGGTAGGCGGTGGCTGCGTCGAGGCCGAGGTCTGGCAGGCGGCGCGCGAGGTCATCGAAAAAGAACGTCCGACCACTCTTACATTTAATCTGAATCACGACCCGAAATACGACACCGGGCTGGTGTGCGGCGGGACGCTGGAAATTTATGTCGAGCCGGTGCTGCCGACTGCGTTGCTCTACCTGTTTGGGGCGGGCCACGTCGCGGTGAATGTTTACAAGATCGCGCTGCAGGCGGGATTTGACGTTATTGTGATTGACGACCGTGAATCCTATGCCAATCGCGAGCGCTTTCCTGAGGCCCGCGAGATCCATGCCGAGGATTTTGAGAAAGTTTGCGCCCAGTTTATCCCCAACGAAGGCGACTTTATGGTCATCGCCACGCGCGGACACCGCGATGACATGCGCGTGCTGCGCTGGGCGGTGGAGACCCCTATCCGCTACCTGGGCATGATCGGCTCGCAGCGCAAGTGGATTGCGATTTGCGACGAGCTGGAACGCGAAGGCATTGCCCGCGAAAAACTCGACCGCGTGCACTCACCCGTGGGCCTGGATATCGGCGCGATTACGCCGGAAGAAATTGCCGTGGCCATTGTGGCGGAGATGATTGCTATCCGGCGACATGCGGAGGCGGGTGTGAAAAGGAAACGTGTGGAGCGTAAGGTGATTGGAACCTAGCTCCCAGCTCCAAGGAAAAGCAACTGCTTACCGCGGATTTCACGGATAACGCGGATTAGTAATTCATCGCAGAGGACGCAGAGGATTTTTTAATCCGTGCTCAGCAGGCATTCTCTCTGGTAATCTTCTAAGTCATGGCACGATCACCGAATTTTGCCGGCCTGATTCTGGCTGCGGGGGATTCTTCACGCATGGGCCGCGACAAGGCCCTGCTTCCCTGGCGGGGTAAAACATTCCTGGCAGCGGCCATAGAATCGCTGGCTCCGCATACGGAGTTGGTAATCGTGGTAGCCGGCAAAAATTCCGAGTCGCTGAAACCGATTATCTATCCTTTCGCTGGGGTCTATCTCGTGGAAAATCCCACGCCTGAACTGGGACAGTTTAGCTCACTGCAAATCGGATTGCGCGAGGTGTTGAATCACGGCCGCGATGCTGCCATTGTGACTTTAGTGGACCGGCCTCCGGCGCAACCTGCAACCGTGGAGAAACTGCTGGACCGATTTTTGCAGGTCGTTCCGTTGGGCTGGTGGGCGGTGATACCAGAGTTCAACGGACATCATGGGCATCCCATCGTTGTAGGCCGCGAGATGATCGAGGCATTCCTGAAAGCGCCAGCCTCCTCTACCGCACGCGAGATCGAGCACTC is part of the Terriglobales bacterium genome and harbors:
- a CDS encoding DUF4442 domain-containing protein, producing the protein MKKALKRHMRMLMNLWPPFLGAGIRVKRLQPDWKEIAVEMKLRRLNSNYVGTHYGGSLYSMTDPFFMLMLIENLGRDYIVWDKSASIRFRKPGKGKVSAIFHLSGEQIEEIRQALKTEEKIERTFMVEVKDESGAVIAEVQKLLHVRKKDQISS
- a CDS encoding DMT family transporter, which produces MAPTQFASVGLSLASAASWGVGDFSGGIAAKRTSVFGLVVAAHSTGFLLVLALALLKHEAIPDRHSLLWAIAGGLLGSIGLAAFYRALAVGKMGINAPVAAVITAALPVAIGILLQGRPGKLQLLGFVIAIIGIVFVSKPESLHERPVGIGLAVIAGLGFGGFLTCMKLASASAVLWPLCTARLASALLMCVFCLFTRESCLPPARLLPLAALTGILDTLGNGFFMMATQVGRLDVAAVLSSLYPVVTVILARSILKERMNRIQTAGMWVVLVAIPFIAA
- the eno gene encoding phosphopyruvate hydratase, with product MATSIISIHGREILDSRGNPTVEAEVRLSDGTLGRAAVPSGASTGEHEAVELRDNDKKRYLGKGVLKAVENIETEIANALGGFDATDQRALDAEMISLDGTENKARLGANALLAVSMAAARAAAASLGMPLYRYIGGVNARTLPVPMMNILNGGAHADNNVDFQEFMVMPVGAPSFSEALRWGAEIFHTLKGVLKKRGYNTGVGDEGGFAPSVKSNVEAIELVVEAIQAAGFTPGKQVAIALDPAASEFFKDGKYIFKKSDKSEYSSEQMVRYWSDWVSKYPIVSIEDGLAEDDWAGWKLLTHEIGGKIQLVGDDLFVTNTDRLARGIEEDVANSILIKVNQIGTVSETLDAIEMARRNGYTSVASHRSGETEDTFIADLAVGAGTGQIKTGSASRTDRVAKYNQLLRIEEELGNAVRFPGLAALNCNGDLASQAGA
- a CDS encoding zinc-binding dehydrogenase, coding for MKAIRFHQFGGPEVLQYEDVPDPQLRKDHVLIRVKACALNHLDLFIRKGLPGIKLPHINGSDIAGEVAELGEYVTDLKVGERVLLAPMTFCGHCVECVGGRQNFCRDFSVLGYSGDGGNCEYIAVSRVNVVPVPESAQLTFEQAASVPLVFTTAWHMLVGRCAIKPGDTVLVLGAGSGVGSAAIQIAKLFNATVITTAGDEQKLAKGFQLGADFGINHYKQTISEEVKKITGRAGVDIVFEHVGSATWMESMKSMKPGGKLVTCGATTGTEAKFDIRFLFARQLSFLGSYMGTMGEMYEVLRHIFSGKLKPVLDRSFPLKEARAAHEYLENSSQFGKVVLIP
- a CDS encoding XdhC/CoxI family protein; the protein is MIDIYEEIVKLRREGRKAALATIINVRGSIPSFQSAKMLVRDDGSIMGTVGGGCVEAEVWQAAREVIEKERPTTLTFNLNHDPKYDTGLVCGGTLEIYVEPVLPTALLYLFGAGHVAVNVYKIALQAGFDVIVIDDRESYANRERFPEAREIHAEDFEKVCAQFIPNEGDFMVIATRGHRDDMRVLRWAVETPIRYLGMIGSQRKWIAICDELEREGIAREKLDRVHSPVGLDIGAITPEEIAVAIVAEMIAIRRHAEAGVKRKRVERKVIGT
- a CDS encoding nucleotidyltransferase family protein, with the protein product MARSPNFAGLILAAGDSSRMGRDKALLPWRGKTFLAAAIESLAPHTELVIVVAGKNSESLKPIIYPFAGVYLVENPTPELGQFSSLQIGLREVLNHGRDAAIVTLVDRPPAQPATVEKLLDRFLQVVPLGWWAVIPEFNGHHGHPIVVGREMIEAFLKAPASSTAREIEHSLQKIIDYFPVSDPAVTTNINTPEEYEQLQR